A DNA window from Leopardus geoffroyi isolate Oge1 chromosome A1, O.geoffroyi_Oge1_pat1.0, whole genome shotgun sequence contains the following coding sequences:
- the CDH9 gene encoding cadherin-9 isoform X2 has protein sequence MYYETFVCENAKPGQLIQTVSVMDRDDPPRGHKFFFEPVPEFPLNPNFTIVDNKDNTAGIMTRKDGYSRNKMSTYLLPILIFDNDYPIQSSTGTLTIRVCACDSQGNMQSCNAEALVLSAGLSTGALIAILLCIIILLVLVVLFAALKRQRKKEPLIISKDDVRDNIVTYNDEGGGEEDTQAFDIGTLRNPEAREDSKLRRDVMPETIFQIRRTVPLWENIDVQDFIHRRLKENDSDPSAPPYDSLATYAYEGNDSIADSLSSLESLTADCNQDYDYLSDWGPRFKKLADMYGGDDSDRD, from the exons ATGTACTATGAAACATTTGTTTGTGAAAATGCAAAGCCTGGGCAG ctgatTCAGACTGTCAGTGTCATGGACAGAGATGATCCTCCCCGAGGCCACAAATTTTTCTTTGAACCAGTGCCAGAATTTCCTCTCAATCCGAACTTCACCATTGTAGATAATAAAg ataatACAGCAGGAATCATGACTCGAAAAGATGGGTATAGCCGCAACAAAATGAGCACGTATCTACTACCGATTTTAATATTTGACAATGATTATCCAATTCAAAGCAGCACCGGCACACTCACTATCCGTGTGTGCGCTTGTGATAGTCAAGGAAACATGCAGTCCTGCAATGCAGAGGCCTTGGTCCTCTCGGCGGGTCTCAGCACAGGGGCTCTGATCGCCATCCTTCTCTGCATCATCATACTCCTTG TTTTAGTCGTGCTGTTTGCTgcactgaagaggcagagaaaaaaggaacctcTGATAATTTCAAAAGACGATGTCCGTGACAACATTGTGACCTATAATGATGAAGGTGGTGGGGAAGAAGATACCCAAGCTTTTGACATTGGCACCTTAAGGAATCCAGAAGCAAGAGAAGACAGTAAACTTAGAAGAGATGTAATGCCTGAAACTATTTTTCAGATAAGGAGGACTGTGCCTCTGTGGGAAAATATTGATGTACAAGATTTTATCCATCGAAGATTGAAAGAAAATGACTCAGACCCAAGTGCACCACCTTATGATTCACTGGCAACATACGCCTACGAAGGCAATGATTCCATAGCCGATTCACTCAGTTCTTTGGAGTCTCTCACAGCAGATTGTAACCAAGATTATGATTACCTTAGCGACTGGGGACCTCGTTTTAAAAAGCTTGCTGATATGTATGGGGGTGATGACAGTGACCGAGATTAA